One window of Salmo salar chromosome ssa11, Ssal_v3.1, whole genome shotgun sequence genomic DNA carries:
- the LOC106563391 gene encoding leucine-rich repeat extensin-like protein 3 isoform X1: MIVQVLLTGTLCCLLPGLLDATPLKARAVGEVSIDSAQAHGFLSQSRSKRNVDPDPKWDRGMPDFQSYYKFYNSIGHIEGLYEIDKIRILYQQMRHLEQLYGSDPSSYQNALGVITPPPITAAPTTTTLPPTTQPPPTTPAPLSLTEADVLYLCNPKDPLCKAHIVYLPAGAIPVLCDPRYNPNCKPQTGKVVIAAAGPAPAAPVEPAVEAPPPPPPKKSLPPPSPVVIKGMEYDCDPYWDPDCLIDHPPRSVQVTEPPPPPPTLPPVVVAPVEEEEEEEEEEEEEMATEETVAPSDPYDWGRDLFDPYRYSDPAPDPQ; this comes from the exons ATGATTGTTCAGGTTCTCCTGACGGGGACACTATGCTGCCTACTGCCAG GTTTGCTGGATGCTACACCTCTGAAGGCTAGAG CTGTAGGGGAGGTCAGCATCGACTCTGCCCAGGCTCATGGCTTCCTGTCTCAGTCACGCTCCAAACGGAACGTCGACCCGGACCCCAAGTGGGACCGCGGCATGCCTGATTTCCAGTCCTACTACAAATTCTACAACAGCATAGGCCATATTGAAGGA CTGTATGAGATTGACAAGATCAGGATACTGTATCAGCAGATGCGTCACCTAGAGCAGCTCTATGGGTCAGATCCATCCAGCTACCAGAATGCCCTTGGTGTGATAACCCCTCCACCTATCACCGCAGctcctaccaccaccacactgccTCCTACCACTCAGCCCCCTCCTACTACACCAGCACCACTTTCTCTAACTGAGGCTGATGTCCTGTATCTGTGTAACCCCAAAGACCCCCTCTGTAAAGCTCACATCGTTTACCTGCCTGCAGGGGCCATCCCGGTCCTCTGTGACCCACGCTACAACCCTAACTGCAAACCCCAAACCGGCAAGGTGGTCATAGCCGCTGCCGGACCAGCTCCTGCAGCACCTGTAGAGCCAGCTGTTGAAgcacctcctccaccccctcctaaGAAGTCTCTCCCACCTCCTTCTCCCGTTGTCATTAAAGGGATGGAGTATGACTGCGACCCTTACTGGGACCCTGACTGCCTGATCGATCACCCACCTCGCTCTGTCCAGGTGACTGAGCCGCCACCACCACCCCCTACTCTCCCGCCTGTTGTGGTGGCCcctgttgaggaggaggaggaggaggaagaagaagaagaagaagaaatggCCACCGAGGAGACAGTAGCGCCTTCTGACCCTTATGATTGGGGGCGTGACCTCTTTGACCCTTACCGCTATTCCGACCCAGCACCTGACCCCCAGTAg
- the LOC106563391 gene encoding leucine-rich repeat extensin-like protein 3 isoform X2: MPDFQSYYKFYNSIGHIEGLYEIDKIRILYQQMRHLEQLYGSDPSSYQNALGVITPPPITAAPTTTTLPPTTQPPPTTPAPLSLTEADVLYLCNPKDPLCKAHIVYLPAGAIPVLCDPRYNPNCKPQTGKVVIAAAGPAPAAPVEPAVEAPPPPPPKKSLPPPSPVVIKGMEYDCDPYWDPDCLIDHPPRSVQVTEPPPPPPTLPPVVVAPVEEEEEEEEEEEEEMATEETVAPSDPYDWGRDLFDPYRYSDPAPDPQ, encoded by the exons ATGCCTGATTTCCAGTCCTACTACAAATTCTACAACAGCATAGGCCATATTGAAGGA CTGTATGAGATTGACAAGATCAGGATACTGTATCAGCAGATGCGTCACCTAGAGCAGCTCTATGGGTCAGATCCATCCAGCTACCAGAATGCCCTTGGTGTGATAACCCCTCCACCTATCACCGCAGctcctaccaccaccacactgccTCCTACCACTCAGCCCCCTCCTACTACACCAGCACCACTTTCTCTAACTGAGGCTGATGTCCTGTATCTGTGTAACCCCAAAGACCCCCTCTGTAAAGCTCACATCGTTTACCTGCCTGCAGGGGCCATCCCGGTCCTCTGTGACCCACGCTACAACCCTAACTGCAAACCCCAAACCGGCAAGGTGGTCATAGCCGCTGCCGGACCAGCTCCTGCAGCACCTGTAGAGCCAGCTGTTGAAgcacctcctccaccccctcctaaGAAGTCTCTCCCACCTCCTTCTCCCGTTGTCATTAAAGGGATGGAGTATGACTGCGACCCTTACTGGGACCCTGACTGCCTGATCGATCACCCACCTCGCTCTGTCCAGGTGACTGAGCCGCCACCACCACCCCCTACTCTCCCGCCTGTTGTGGTGGCCcctgttgaggaggaggaggaggaggaagaagaagaagaagaagaaatggCCACCGAGGAGACAGTAGCGCCTTCTGACCCTTATGATTGGGGGCGTGACCTCTTTGACCCTTACCGCTATTCCGACCCAGCACCTGACCCCCAGTAg